A DNA window from Bdellovibrio sp. BCCA contains the following coding sequences:
- a CDS encoding HAD family hydrolase, with the protein MQDVSNFNHRLQFLLTDIDDTLTDEGHLGPEAYEALWKLHDSGIHVIPVTGRPAGWCEMIARVWPVSGIVGENGGFYFRYHGKKMHRHFFFDEQTQKENRLKLQQLEKEILQKVPGCDLASDQFCRLMDLAIDFCEDVPALPQSEVQKIVDIFHSHGAQAKVSSIHVNGWFGSYDKLTMSLRFLEKEFGVNAEDAKKVCGFSGDSPNDEPMFTYFPHSFAVANIQNFIDQIKNKPTYVTKARGGLGFTEIAAAILKK; encoded by the coding sequence ATGCAAGACGTTTCGAATTTCAATCACCGACTTCAATTTCTTCTCACAGATATCGACGACACTTTGACGGATGAAGGTCATCTAGGTCCTGAAGCTTACGAGGCTTTATGGAAACTTCATGACTCCGGCATCCACGTAATTCCGGTAACGGGTCGTCCTGCTGGTTGGTGCGAAATGATTGCGCGCGTCTGGCCCGTGAGTGGCATTGTTGGAGAAAACGGCGGATTTTATTTCCGCTACCATGGAAAAAAAATGCATCGCCATTTCTTTTTTGATGAGCAAACACAAAAAGAAAATCGCTTAAAGCTTCAGCAGTTGGAAAAAGAAATTCTTCAAAAAGTTCCTGGCTGCGATCTTGCCAGTGATCAGTTTTGTCGTTTGATGGATCTGGCCATCGATTTCTGTGAGGACGTCCCCGCTCTGCCTCAAAGTGAAGTGCAAAAGATTGTCGATATCTTTCATTCCCATGGCGCTCAAGCAAAAGTCAGCTCCATTCACGTGAATGGTTGGTTTGGAAGTTATGACAAACTCACGATGTCTTTGCGCTTCTTAGAAAAAGAATTTGGCGTGAATGCAGAAGACGCAAAAAAAGTCTGTGGCTTTAGCGGAGATTCTCCAAACGATGAGCCAATGTTCACCTACTTCCCTCACAGTTTTGCCGTTGCGAATATTCAAAACTTCATTGATCAGATTAAGAACAAGCCTACTTACGTGACGAAAGCGCGTGGTGGTTTGGGATTTACTGAGATTGCCGCTGCGATTTTGAAAAAATAA
- the topA gene encoding type I DNA topoisomerase gives MAKKSDASDGIKLVIVESPTKAKTIRKFLGRDYVVESCMGHIRDLPQSAKDIPEKVKKEKWAQLGVNVDKNFEPLYCVPKDKVKVVKNLKDKLDEASELFLATDEDREGESISWHLLEVLKPKVPTKRMVFHEITKDAIQKALKDTREIDLNLVRAQEARRVLDRLVGYTISPLLWKKVAYGLSAGRVQSVAVRLIVERELERIRFKKSAYWGVLAELSKDGVNFESRLQQYKNQRVATGKDFDGLTGQLTAGKDVLVLDEKTAAKLAADLKSGAWTVSDVEEKPTFRKPAAPFITSTLQQEANRKLGLSSRETMQVAQKLYEQGFITYMRTDSTFLSNEAINASRDCIQSKYGKEYLTPQPRNYAAKKVKGAQEAHEAIRPAGNQFMDPDETGLTGTQFRLYDLIWKRTIASQMVDARQKQVSAKITVGDALFGASGMTIEFPGFLRAYVEGSDDPEADLAEREVRLPALKVKDAVKCAKLDPTSHETKPPARYTEASLVQTMEKEGIGRPSTYASVIGTIIDRGYVRKNGTALIPTFTAMIVSKLLSQYLSEYVDLGFTSEMEQSLDNIADGDLDWEKYLASIYKGPKGLRSRVDDQEEKINPDEARTMTLEGMDKYKFHVGRYGAYVTTKRDGEDVSASLPDNESPADITPEIAEKLIDQKINGADSIGKDPKTDLPVYVLNGRYGPYVQLGDVSPEDDKPKRASLPPGTQPEQVDLKMALELLSLPKTLGEHPGTGKEIKAGLGRFGPFVVHDGDYRSIPKGESIFTITLERALEMLSQPKKGRGKAAPLKDLGAHPDSGDAIQVYNGPYGPYIKSGKVNVSLPEGTTPDTVTLEQAVALINEKGGTKVKGKGKAKGAAKAAAPKKALKKATTAKDKAEALGVKKVVTRKSKK, from the coding sequence ATGGCCAAAAAAAGTGACGCATCAGATGGTATTAAGCTTGTCATTGTGGAGTCTCCCACAAAAGCCAAGACCATTCGTAAGTTCCTCGGAAGAGATTATGTCGTTGAATCTTGCATGGGTCATATCCGTGACCTGCCACAATCTGCGAAAGACATTCCTGAGAAAGTAAAAAAAGAGAAGTGGGCACAGCTTGGTGTCAACGTCGATAAAAACTTTGAACCTCTTTACTGCGTTCCTAAAGACAAAGTGAAAGTGGTGAAAAACCTGAAAGACAAACTTGATGAAGCCTCAGAGCTCTTCCTCGCAACCGATGAAGACCGCGAAGGGGAGTCAATCAGTTGGCATTTGTTGGAAGTTCTAAAACCGAAAGTTCCCACAAAGCGCATGGTGTTTCATGAGATCACGAAGGACGCGATTCAGAAAGCGTTGAAAGATACACGTGAAATCGATTTGAATCTTGTGCGTGCACAAGAAGCGCGCCGTGTTTTAGACCGTTTGGTGGGTTACACCATTTCTCCGCTGCTTTGGAAAAAAGTGGCTTACGGTCTTTCTGCGGGTCGCGTGCAATCCGTGGCCGTTCGTTTGATTGTTGAAAGAGAACTTGAGCGCATCCGCTTTAAAAAATCCGCTTACTGGGGAGTTCTTGCCGAACTTTCTAAAGACGGTGTGAACTTCGAATCTCGTTTGCAGCAATATAAAAATCAAAGAGTTGCAACAGGTAAAGACTTCGACGGTTTGACAGGTCAACTGACAGCCGGAAAAGATGTTTTAGTTTTAGATGAAAAAACGGCGGCAAAACTCGCTGCTGATTTGAAATCCGGTGCATGGACTGTTTCTGATGTGGAAGAAAAACCCACGTTCAGAAAACCAGCGGCTCCGTTTATCACTTCGACTTTGCAACAGGAAGCCAACCGAAAATTAGGCCTAAGCTCTCGCGAAACAATGCAAGTCGCGCAGAAATTGTACGAGCAAGGTTTCATCACCTATATGCGTACGGATTCTACGTTCTTGTCGAATGAAGCGATCAATGCGTCTCGCGATTGTATTCAATCGAAATACGGAAAAGAGTATCTGACTCCACAACCGCGCAACTATGCTGCGAAAAAAGTGAAAGGCGCGCAAGAGGCCCATGAAGCCATCCGCCCTGCAGGAAATCAATTCATGGACCCAGATGAGACAGGTCTGACTGGAACTCAATTCCGCCTTTATGATTTGATCTGGAAACGCACGATTGCTTCGCAAATGGTCGACGCTCGTCAAAAGCAAGTGAGCGCAAAGATCACAGTGGGTGATGCTTTGTTTGGTGCTTCGGGAATGACAATTGAGTTCCCGGGTTTCTTGCGTGCTTACGTTGAAGGAAGTGACGATCCAGAAGCAGATTTGGCTGAAAGAGAAGTGCGCTTGCCGGCGTTGAAAGTCAAAGACGCTGTGAAATGCGCAAAATTAGATCCAACATCGCATGAAACAAAACCGCCAGCTCGTTATACAGAGGCAAGCCTTGTACAAACGATGGAAAAAGAAGGTATCGGTCGTCCGTCGACGTACGCTTCTGTTATCGGAACGATCATCGATCGTGGTTACGTTCGTAAGAATGGAACAGCTTTGATTCCGACTTTCACGGCGATGATTGTTTCAAAACTTTTAAGTCAGTATTTGTCTGAGTATGTGGATCTTGGATTTACTTCCGAGATGGAACAAAGTCTTGATAATATCGCCGACGGTGATTTGGATTGGGAAAAATATTTGGCGTCGATCTACAAAGGACCAAAAGGTCTGCGTTCCCGTGTCGACGATCAAGAGGAAAAAATCAATCCCGATGAAGCGCGCACAATGACTTTGGAAGGCATGGATAAATATAAATTCCACGTCGGCCGTTATGGTGCCTACGTCACAACAAAGCGTGACGGAGAAGATGTTAGTGCTTCGTTGCCAGACAATGAATCTCCTGCAGATATCACTCCTGAAATCGCTGAAAAATTGATTGATCAAAAAATCAATGGGGCTGACTCCATCGGAAAAGATCCAAAAACAGATCTTCCAGTTTACGTATTGAATGGCCGCTATGGTCCTTACGTGCAGCTGGGTGATGTGTCTCCAGAAGATGATAAACCAAAACGGGCTTCTCTTCCTCCAGGCACTCAGCCGGAGCAAGTGGATCTCAAGATGGCATTGGAACTTTTGTCTTTGCCAAAAACTTTGGGTGAACATCCCGGCACGGGTAAGGAAATCAAAGCGGGCTTGGGTCGCTTTGGTCCATTCGTTGTGCACGATGGAGATTATCGTTCTATTCCAAAAGGCGAAAGTATCTTCACAATCACTTTGGAAAGAGCTCTTGAAATGCTCAGCCAACCGAAGAAGGGGCGTGGTAAAGCGGCTCCATTGAAAGATCTTGGGGCACACCCGGATTCTGGCGATGCGATTCAGGTTTATAACGGACCTTACGGGCCTTACATTAAGAGCGGAAAAGTGAATGTGTCTTTGCCAGAGGGAACAACTCCCGACACAGTGACTTTAGAACAAGCTGTTGCCTTGATTAATGAAAAGGGCGGCACGAAGGTTAAAGGAAAAGGCAAAGCCAAAGGAGCTGCGAAAGCGGCTGCTCCCAAGAAGGCTTTAAAGAAAGCTACGACCGCTAAGGACAAAGCCGAAGCTCTCGGTGTCAAAAAAGTAGTCACTCGCAAGTCAAAAAAGTAA
- a CDS encoding S41 family peptidase — protein MSSFSKGVKGFIVAGSLAISSIASAQLKEGLECRYLTVIEQGFLANHVKYSNRDTELQTRVVDQYLKRLDPSKIYLTQADVEQIKKITGNVFEKTKNRDCGFLDQTQKLVLERVQDRADFAKKYLGKDFKFDATTEFTFDPDKKPWPKDAAEANEYLKKYIQFQIGNYLATDMKLDEAKKNVIKNYERAVKRTQETTQDDLFSGYLDSFARALDPHSSFFSRDVLEDFEIQMRLSLEGIGATLSSQDGFTVVEQLVPGGAAAKSGLIEPQDKIIAVGQEKGAMENVIDQDLKDVVKKIRGNKGTKVRLTILRKSGDAKKRFDVTLTREKVNLEDEAASITFVDKEIDGKKKKLGIINFPSFYADSRRGGRSSAADMKKLVKEAVDKKADGLVLDLSNNGGGSLEDAVKIAGLFFQTGNVVKQSSKNEGRAESALRDTDPTVDWAGPLVVLTSRISASASEIVSGTLQDYKRAVIVGGDHTYGKGSVQSVLPIPNNLGAIKVTVGMFFIPGGKSTQHRGVDADVVLPGPYSTDDIGEKYMDYSLPPKTIEAFISPDAYVKEGPGAWKELKPEWLKSLRDRSSERVAKNDEFKKIVDELNKAKARGKVIRVSEVLKDKNEKDKKDKAKKTASKAKKNEEYLKRPDIQEAESVLLDLIQLQEGKALVTPKQANAK, from the coding sequence ATGAGTTCATTCTCGAAAGGTGTTAAAGGTTTCATTGTTGCTGGATCATTGGCGATTTCATCGATTGCCTCAGCTCAGCTTAAAGAAGGTTTGGAATGCCGTTATCTCACGGTGATAGAACAAGGCTTCTTAGCAAATCACGTTAAGTATTCTAATCGTGATACTGAGTTGCAAACGCGAGTCGTAGATCAATATCTTAAGAGATTAGATCCTTCTAAAATTTATCTGACTCAAGCTGATGTTGAACAAATCAAAAAAATCACAGGCAATGTTTTTGAAAAAACAAAAAACAGAGATTGTGGCTTCCTTGATCAGACACAAAAGCTCGTTCTTGAGAGAGTGCAGGATCGCGCTGATTTTGCGAAAAAATACTTGGGCAAAGATTTTAAATTCGATGCCACAACGGAATTCACTTTCGATCCTGATAAAAAGCCTTGGCCAAAAGATGCTGCCGAAGCTAACGAATATCTAAAAAAATATATTCAATTCCAAATCGGAAATTACTTGGCAACAGACATGAAACTGGATGAAGCCAAGAAAAACGTCATTAAAAATTACGAGCGCGCAGTGAAGAGAACCCAAGAGACAACTCAAGATGATTTGTTCTCTGGTTACCTGGATTCTTTCGCAAGAGCTTTAGATCCACATTCAAGTTTCTTCTCTCGCGATGTGCTTGAAGATTTCGAAATTCAAATGCGTCTTTCTTTGGAAGGTATCGGAGCGACACTTTCTTCTCAAGACGGCTTCACAGTTGTGGAACAGCTTGTTCCTGGTGGGGCAGCGGCGAAATCAGGTTTGATTGAGCCTCAAGATAAGATCATTGCTGTCGGCCAAGAAAAAGGCGCGATGGAAAATGTGATTGATCAAGACTTGAAAGACGTTGTTAAAAAAATCCGTGGTAACAAAGGAACGAAAGTTCGTTTGACGATCTTGCGTAAATCCGGTGACGCGAAAAAACGTTTCGACGTTACGTTGACTCGTGAAAAAGTGAACTTGGAAGACGAGGCAGCATCTATCACGTTCGTTGATAAAGAAATCGACGGTAAGAAAAAGAAGTTGGGTATCATCAACTTCCCATCTTTCTATGCGGATTCTCGTCGTGGCGGCAGATCTTCTGCTGCGGATATGAAAAAACTTGTGAAAGAAGCTGTTGATAAAAAAGCAGACGGCTTAGTGCTGGATCTTTCTAATAACGGTGGTGGATCCCTTGAAGATGCTGTGAAAATCGCAGGTCTTTTCTTTCAAACTGGAAACGTGGTGAAGCAATCTTCTAAAAATGAAGGCCGTGCTGAATCAGCTCTTCGTGATACTGATCCAACAGTGGACTGGGCGGGACCTCTTGTTGTTTTGACAAGCCGTATTTCTGCTTCAGCTTCTGAAATCGTATCAGGAACTTTGCAAGATTATAAACGTGCCGTGATCGTTGGTGGTGACCATACATACGGTAAAGGAAGCGTTCAATCCGTTCTTCCGATTCCAAATAACTTGGGCGCCATCAAAGTGACTGTGGGTATGTTCTTTATCCCAGGTGGTAAATCGACTCAGCATCGCGGTGTTGATGCAGACGTTGTGTTGCCGGGGCCTTACAGCACGGATGACATTGGTGAGAAGTACATGGATTACTCCCTTCCGCCAAAAACAATTGAAGCGTTTATTTCTCCAGATGCTTACGTAAAAGAAGGCCCTGGTGCATGGAAGGAGCTGAAACCTGAGTGGTTGAAGTCTTTGCGTGATAGATCTTCTGAGCGTGTGGCTAAGAACGATGAATTTAAAAAGATCGTGGATGAGTTAAACAAAGCCAAAGCGCGCGGAAAAGTGATCCGTGTCAGCGAAGTGCTAAAAGATAAAAACGAAAAAGAT